In one Mucilaginibacter ginsenosidivorax genomic region, the following are encoded:
- a CDS encoding glycoside hydrolase family 18 protein, with product MKKIKYTPIPVLMLVMLMAFTGCKKDEVKKQEDANPYYPRIFDNLKVFGSNQIINEGTSASFSGVLFTPAGKVKISWQVNGKEMSADPAFKFTPTAGGEYTIKLVATYNGDSTSRQTKVLVNPSTYTFKPYTKVVLANLTEDGTAADVVWSNITHLEYQVGKVAADGTLDVSKGNVNQHVNEIVARAHIAGIPVIMGISGHLSGIDGWAIYESNDFGTAIRNPTSMKLLIDSVKAYVARKKLDGVDIYMTDINSGNAPDNIHAIGPFLTALKAALPAGSLVTVTAPVNYQHWEYPDLSKADWVNIHAFEDNIHIGPDAPVGQSSSYDFMVSGAQIWTTFHLPASKLVVGIPAFGLRYNSLNAAGNNESWGSYDYMTYKAIIAADPANAGKEKADIAKGVYFNGVPLVTQKANYINANGFKGAYLWAADYDVTGASSLLTVLHQALK from the coding sequence ATGAAAAAGATTAAGTATACACCTATACCGGTATTAATGCTGGTAATGCTTATGGCATTTACCGGGTGTAAAAAAGATGAAGTAAAAAAACAGGAGGATGCCAACCCTTATTATCCAAGAATATTTGATAACCTGAAAGTGTTTGGATCAAACCAGATCATTAACGAGGGGACAAGTGCCAGTTTTTCGGGCGTGTTGTTTACGCCGGCAGGCAAGGTTAAAATAAGCTGGCAGGTGAACGGCAAAGAGATGTCGGCTGATCCTGCATTTAAGTTTACCCCAACCGCGGGTGGCGAATATACCATCAAACTGGTAGCTACTTACAACGGCGATTCAACATCGCGCCAAACCAAAGTGTTGGTAAATCCATCAACCTATACCTTTAAACCTTATACAAAAGTTGTATTGGCCAACCTTACAGAAGATGGTACCGCCGCCGATGTGGTTTGGAGTAATATCACCCACCTGGAGTACCAGGTAGGTAAAGTTGCCGCGGATGGTACGCTCGATGTATCCAAAGGGAACGTAAACCAGCATGTTAATGAAATTGTGGCCCGCGCCCACATTGCAGGCATACCGGTTATCATGGGCATCAGCGGTCACCTTTCAGGTATCGATGGATGGGCAATTTATGAAAGCAATGATTTTGGCACAGCCATCCGTAACCCAACATCTATGAAGTTGCTTATCGATTCGGTAAAAGCTTACGTTGCCCGCAAAAAACTGGATGGTGTAGATATTTACATGACAGATATCAACTCGGGGAATGCGCCTGACAACATTCATGCTATCGGGCCGTTTTTAACGGCATTAAAAGCAGCCTTACCGGCGGGCTCCTTAGTTACTGTTACTGCACCGGTAAACTATCAGCATTGGGAATACCCCGATCTTTCGAAGGCCGATTGGGTGAATATTCACGCTTTTGAAGATAATATTCATATCGGCCCGGATGCTCCTGTGGGGCAATCATCAAGCTATGATTTTATGGTATCGGGCGCTCAGATATGGACAACTTTTCATTTGCCTGCCAGCAAACTTGTGGTTGGCATACCGGCCTTTGGCTTGCGTTACAACTCGCTTAATGCAGCGGGTAACAACGAAAGCTGGGGCTCATATGATTACATGACCTACAAAGCTATCATAGCCGCCGATCCTGCAAACGCCGGTAAAGAAAAGGCTGATATTGCCAAAGGTGTATACTTTAACGGTGTTCCCCTGGTAACTCAAAAGGCTAATTACATCAACGCAAACGGCTTTAAAGGAGCATACCTATGGGCTGCCGATTATGACGTAACGGGCGCCAGCTCCCTGTTGACTGTTCTTCACCAGGCCTTAAAGTAG
- a CDS encoding glycoside hydrolase family 16 protein, whose protein sequence is MKKMFLVLLAAVMVTACKKESSNVQSSSKAAVVTKQKAVNSTLSFAGYTWVVSAPSGQVSPGPNYWNGSNAWVDANGWLHLKIAKNASNNHWECAEVYTTASLGYGTYQWQVEGTLGSFDKNIVFGMYNYSGNDGHDEMDIEIARWGNAAWDNLNYTIWPATGVTGSPGSTTHSFTTPNGTYTTHRFKRTSSSVKLQSLYGFQDGDANQFQTDTFNTPGTSISTLSMPVHINLWLFNGYAPSDNQPVEVIIHSFKFTAL, encoded by the coding sequence ATGAAAAAAATGTTTTTGGTACTCCTTGCTGCTGTGATGGTTACAGCTTGTAAAAAAGAAAGCTCAAACGTACAGTCGTCAAGTAAGGCTGCTGTTGTTACAAAACAAAAAGCTGTAAACAGCACATTGTCCTTTGCCGGTTATACCTGGGTTGTGAGCGCTCCGAGTGGGCAGGTAAGCCCCGGGCCCAATTACTGGAACGGATCAAATGCCTGGGTTGATGCCAATGGCTGGCTGCATTTAAAAATTGCGAAAAATGCATCAAATAATCATTGGGAATGCGCGGAGGTTTATACCACAGCAAGCCTTGGTTATGGAACTTACCAGTGGCAGGTTGAAGGAACATTAGGCTCATTTGACAAAAATATTGTTTTCGGGATGTACAACTATTCTGGTAATGATGGTCACGACGAAATGGATATCGAAATAGCCCGTTGGGGAAATGCTGCCTGGGACAATTTAAACTATACAATTTGGCCCGCAACCGGTGTTACCGGAAGCCCCGGATCGACCACTCATTCATTTACCACACCTAATGGCACTTATACAACCCATAGGTTCAAGAGAACCAGCAGCAGTGTAAAACTGCAAAGCTTATATGGTTTCCAGGATGGGGATGCGAATCAATTTCAGACGGATACTTTTAATACGCCTGGCACATCTATCAGTACACTTAGTATGCCGGTACATATCAATTTATGGCTTTTTAACGGATATGCCCCATCTGATAACCAGCCTGTTGAAGTAATTATTCACAGCTTTAAGTTTACCGCGCTTTAA